A single region of the Marinobacter bohaiensis genome encodes:
- the fliM gene encoding flagellar motor switch protein FliM → MQDLLSQDEIDALLHGVDDGDIDTYDETDDTGVKSYDLSSQDRIVRGRMPTLEMINERFARYTRISLFNLLRRNADVSTGGVQIMKFGEYIHTLYVPTSLNLVKMRPLRGTGLFILDAKLVFKLVDNFFGGEGRHAKIEGREFTPTETRIVQMMLDMVFKDMREAWNAVLKIDYEYLSSEVNPAMANIVSPSEVVVVSTFHIELDGGGGELHMALPYSMIEPIRDVLDAGVQSDIDEVDERWVNALQEDIKAVNVPVNATVCRRRLSLRDIAKLKAGDVIPVELENDLTVTANGIPIYKAQLGTRDGNLALRVTDRTARPKVKKQLKVNRHG, encoded by the coding sequence ATGCAGGACTTACTGTCACAAGACGAAATCGACGCGCTCCTGCACGGCGTTGACGATGGTGACATCGACACCTACGACGAGACGGACGACACCGGGGTCAAGTCCTACGACCTCTCCAGTCAGGACCGTATCGTCCGTGGGCGCATGCCCACCCTGGAGATGATCAACGAGCGTTTTGCCCGCTACACCCGGATCAGTCTCTTCAACCTGCTGCGCCGCAACGCCGACGTCTCCACCGGTGGTGTCCAGATCATGAAGTTTGGTGAGTACATACACACGCTGTACGTCCCCACCAGTCTCAACCTGGTCAAGATGCGGCCGCTGCGTGGCACCGGGCTGTTCATCCTCGATGCAAAGCTGGTGTTCAAGCTGGTGGATAATTTCTTCGGCGGGGAAGGGCGCCACGCCAAGATCGAGGGGCGTGAATTTACCCCCACCGAGACCCGCATCGTACAGATGATGCTGGACATGGTGTTCAAGGACATGCGCGAAGCCTGGAACGCCGTGCTCAAGATCGACTACGAGTACCTCAGTTCCGAGGTCAATCCGGCTATGGCCAACATTGTCAGCCCCAGCGAAGTGGTGGTGGTCAGCACCTTCCACATCGAACTGGACGGCGGCGGTGGCGAGCTGCACATGGCGCTGCCGTACTCGATGATCGAGCCCATCCGCGACGTGCTGGATGCCGGCGTCCAGAGCGACATCGACGAAGTCGACGAACGCTGGGTGAATGCCCTGCAGGAAGACATCAAGGCGGTCAACGTGCCGGTCAACGCCACCGTTTGCCGGCGCCGGCTGAGCCTGCGTGATATCGCCAAACTCAAGGCCGGGGACGTGATTCCGGTGGAGCTGGAAAACGATCTGACGGTGACCGCCAATGGCATTCCCATCTATAAGGCCCAGCTCGGGACCCGGGACGGCAACCTGGCACTGCGCGTGACCGATCGCACGGCACGACCCAAAGTGAAGAAACAATTGAAGGTGAACAGGCATGGCTGA
- a CDS encoding flagellar hook-length control protein FliK — protein sequence MKNNAASESSTEAFNEVSAREQSRLEAREQRQQRAEQRAEDQRRADQRLEEKQAEERRLSDQRAEDRQRADQQAERQTEKSRAEDARAEDRRSAERSDRADKARDDEALTADRSDRGRDADSDKARTAEQVSDESRQESDDDTEITDKASLPFLFSTPTDATALKGAPSAATAVQGSAAIGGQPGTPKLSQLLDKALAAGQGASDAGALKEGLTTTAKGDQAGILLGKAATPDGKAIDFSSQLARLQGDSQSGNLQNNATSLQRGLEGRDAMAGLKSYSTSVDLPVQHAEWGEKVAGKLAWLTSQRMSAAEIHITPPDLGPLEVRVQVQQDQAHVTVHATHSAVRDQLELNGHRLRDMLQENGLNLDRFEVSAETPDQQGGQQQLAGDGSGSESGGSGLASSVEGEDGEQTLAGGSLDLSWRGEVDLYA from the coding sequence GTGAAGAATAATGCGGCTTCGGAGTCTTCCACCGAAGCCTTCAACGAGGTATCGGCGCGCGAGCAGTCGCGTCTTGAGGCTCGCGAGCAGCGGCAGCAACGTGCCGAACAGCGGGCCGAGGACCAGCGCCGCGCCGATCAGCGCCTGGAGGAAAAACAGGCGGAGGAACGGCGGCTGTCGGACCAGCGTGCGGAGGATCGCCAGCGCGCTGACCAGCAGGCGGAACGCCAAACCGAGAAGTCACGCGCTGAAGACGCTCGAGCTGAAGACCGCCGCAGCGCCGAACGCAGCGACAGGGCCGATAAAGCCCGCGACGATGAGGCGCTGACCGCGGATCGTTCCGACCGTGGGCGTGATGCCGATTCCGACAAGGCCCGGACGGCCGAACAGGTGAGTGACGAAAGCCGGCAGGAGAGCGACGACGATACCGAAATCACCGACAAGGCCAGTCTGCCCTTCCTGTTCAGTACGCCCACCGATGCCACGGCCCTGAAGGGCGCGCCGAGTGCCGCCACCGCGGTCCAGGGCTCGGCTGCCATCGGCGGCCAGCCGGGCACCCCCAAGCTGAGCCAGCTTCTGGACAAGGCGCTGGCGGCGGGCCAGGGAGCTTCTGACGCGGGAGCGCTCAAGGAAGGTCTGACCACAACGGCGAAGGGCGATCAGGCCGGCATCCTGCTGGGCAAGGCCGCGACCCCCGACGGCAAGGCGATTGATTTTTCCAGTCAACTGGCCCGTCTGCAGGGGGACAGCCAGTCCGGCAACCTGCAGAATAATGCCACCAGCCTGCAGCGCGGTCTGGAAGGGCGAGACGCCATGGCCGGACTGAAGAGCTATTCCACCAGCGTGGACCTGCCGGTGCAGCATGCCGAGTGGGGTGAGAAGGTCGCCGGCAAACTGGCGTGGTTGACCAGCCAGCGCATGTCCGCCGCCGAGATTCACATCACGCCGCCCGACCTGGGCCCGCTGGAGGTTCGCGTCCAGGTCCAGCAAGACCAGGCCCATGTCACCGTGCACGCCACCCATTCGGCGGTTCGTGACCAGCTCGAACTCAACGGCCATCGCCTGCGTGATATGCTGCAGGAGAACGGGCTGAACCTGGACCGGTTCGAGGTCTCGGCGGAGACACCGGACCAGCAGGGCGGGCAGCAGCAACTGGCCGGTGATGGCAGCGGAAGCGAATCCGGTGGATCCGGGCTTGCGTCCAGTGTTGAGGGGGAAGATGGCGAGCAGACCCTGGCCGGCGGCAGCCTCGATCTGAGCTGGCGTGGTGAGGTGGATCTGTACGCCTAG
- a CDS encoding ATP-binding SpoIIE family protein phosphatase: protein MESQSLRILIADDSETDRMILSTMVRRLGHEVMTVADGMEAVEAFRTFEPQIVLLDVMMPRMDGMEATRHIKSLAGEALVPIIFLTSLSDADALARCLEAGGDDFLSKPYNRIIIEAKINAFNRMRVMHNTLTQQRDLIRARNEQLIKEQNIARRVFDNVAHTGCLDAPNIRYHASPMSVFNGDILFACPRPSGGMNVLIGDFTGHGLPAAIGAMPVAEIFYGMTSKGFACGDILREINQKLWRILPTDMFCCAAFIELDAHLGNLTIWNGGLPCGFLLRGGRTVERLPSSHLPLGVVAAERFSTEVSRLKVEVDDTIFFTTDGVPESTNGAGEMFGEDRLRQVVEQTPLETPVLQTVLSAIGEFTGSEAAPDDLTLVSVDVIEASLLEELPLRVTQSALSGPSNWSCEYRVCGDTMAQFNPLPLLLHICMEVPGLRRRGGEVYTILAELYTNALEHGVLQLPSSWKSSPEGFGRYYAERARRLKTVVDDAISFRLSHRIGRNGGQLTVVCQDSGDGFNYNEGKLSTLDQKGYAGRGLALLRELCDSLTHRGSGNEVEAIYSWTFDPDDHD, encoded by the coding sequence ATGGAAAGCCAGTCGCTCCGGATCCTGATTGCGGACGACAGCGAAACCGACCGAATGATCCTCAGCACCATGGTGCGACGCCTGGGGCATGAGGTGATGACGGTCGCTGACGGGATGGAGGCGGTCGAGGCGTTTCGCACCTTCGAGCCTCAGATCGTCCTGCTGGACGTGATGATGCCGCGCATGGATGGCATGGAGGCGACCCGCCACATCAAGAGCCTGGCCGGCGAGGCCCTGGTGCCGATTATCTTTCTGACCTCCCTGTCCGACGCCGACGCCCTGGCGCGCTGCCTGGAAGCCGGCGGCGACGATTTCCTGTCCAAGCCCTACAACCGCATCATCATCGAAGCCAAGATCAACGCCTTCAACCGTATGCGGGTGATGCACAACACTCTGACCCAGCAACGCGACCTGATCCGCGCCCGCAACGAGCAGTTGATCAAGGAGCAGAACATCGCCCGGCGGGTTTTTGACAACGTCGCCCACACCGGCTGCCTGGACGCACCCAACATCCGTTACCACGCGTCGCCCATGTCCGTGTTCAACGGCGACATCCTGTTCGCCTGTCCGCGGCCGTCCGGTGGCATGAACGTGTTGATCGGCGACTTCACCGGGCATGGGCTGCCGGCGGCCATCGGCGCCATGCCCGTGGCCGAGATCTTCTACGGCATGACCAGCAAGGGCTTTGCCTGCGGTGACATCCTGCGGGAAATCAACCAGAAACTCTGGCGCATCCTGCCCACGGACATGTTCTGCTGCGCCGCGTTCATCGAGCTGGATGCCCACCTGGGTAACCTGACCATCTGGAACGGCGGTCTGCCTTGCGGCTTCCTGTTGCGGGGCGGGCGCACGGTGGAGCGTCTGCCGTCCAGTCATCTGCCGTTGGGGGTGGTGGCCGCCGAGCGCTTCAGCACCGAGGTCAGCCGGCTCAAGGTGGAAGTCGACGACACCATCTTCTTCACCACCGACGGCGTGCCCGAGTCGACCAACGGCGCCGGCGAGATGTTCGGCGAGGATCGCCTGCGCCAGGTGGTGGAACAGACGCCTCTGGAGACGCCGGTGTTGCAGACGGTGTTATCCGCCATCGGCGAGTTCACCGGCAGCGAGGCCGCGCCGGACGACCTGACCCTGGTATCGGTGGACGTCATCGAGGCCAGCCTCCTGGAGGAATTGCCGCTGCGGGTGACCCAGTCGGCCCTGAGCGGCCCGTCCAACTGGTCCTGCGAATATCGGGTCTGCGGGGACACCATGGCCCAGTTCAACCCGCTGCCCCTGCTGCTGCACATCTGCATGGAAGTGCCGGGCCTGAGGCGGCGCGGTGGCGAGGTATACACGATACTGGCGGAGCTCTACACCAATGCGTTGGAGCATGGCGTGCTGCAGTTGCCGTCGAGCTGGAAGAGCTCGCCGGAAGGTTTTGGCCGCTATTACGCTGAGCGGGCCCGCCGGCTGAAGACCGTGGTGGACGATGCCATCAGTTTCCGGTTATCCCATCGGATCGGCCGTAACGGCGGCCAGTTGACGGTGGTGTGCCAGGATAGCGGCGACGGCTTCAACTATAATGAGGGAAAACTGTCGACACTCGACCAGAAAGGCTATGCGGGCCGGGGGTTGGCCCTGCTGCGGGAACTCTGCGACTCGCTGACGCACCGGGGCAGCGGTAACGAGGTGGAAGCGATTTACAGCTGGACCTTTGACCCGGACGACCATGACTGA
- the fliI gene encoding flagellar protein export ATPase FliI, which yields MSQLADRLNRLQDYLPPRIEPELSGRLTRMVGLTLECVGCPMVVGDRCLIEGQGASVEAEVVGFEDDKVYLMPLTAIDGLRPGARVVPLSSASRVAVGPELLGRVINGSGTPLDGHGPLRAEAQVGLAGDIINPLHRAPVRQSMDVGIRAINSLLTVGQGQRLGLFAGSGVGKSMLLGMMTRFTDADITIVGLIGERGREVKEFIEDILGEEGLARSVVVASPADDSPLMRLRAAMLTTRIAEYFRDKGKRVLLLMDSLTRYAQAQREIALAVGEPPATKGYPPSVFAKLPQLVERTGNGKPGGGSITAFYTVLTEGDDQQDPIADSARAILDGHIVLSRSLAEEGHYPAIDVEASVSRVMPQVASTEHFRKAQEFKQVFARYQQARDLISVGAYVKGSDPETDYAIERIDAMRGFLQQSLKESAPYDASVERLMDVLPDRPARPDAAKGDA from the coding sequence ATGAGCCAGCTGGCTGACCGACTCAACCGCCTGCAGGATTATCTGCCGCCGCGCATCGAACCGGAGCTGTCCGGCCGCCTGACGCGCATGGTGGGCCTGACTCTGGAATGTGTTGGATGCCCCATGGTTGTGGGCGACCGTTGCCTGATCGAAGGGCAGGGGGCCAGCGTCGAAGCTGAAGTGGTGGGGTTTGAGGACGACAAGGTCTACCTGATGCCGCTCACCGCCATCGACGGCCTGCGCCCGGGCGCCCGGGTGGTGCCCCTGTCATCCGCCAGCCGCGTGGCGGTGGGACCGGAGCTGCTGGGGCGCGTGATCAACGGCTCCGGCACGCCGCTGGACGGTCACGGTCCGCTGCGGGCCGAGGCCCAGGTGGGGCTGGCGGGCGACATCATCAACCCGCTGCACCGGGCGCCCGTGCGCCAGAGCATGGACGTGGGCATCCGCGCCATCAATTCTCTGCTCACCGTCGGCCAGGGCCAGCGTCTGGGCCTGTTTGCCGGCAGTGGCGTGGGCAAGAGCATGCTGCTGGGGATGATGACCCGCTTTACCGACGCCGACATCACCATCGTCGGCCTGATCGGCGAGCGGGGCCGCGAGGTCAAGGAGTTCATCGAGGACATCCTTGGCGAGGAAGGCCTGGCCCGCTCGGTGGTCGTCGCGTCTCCCGCGGACGATTCCCCGCTGATGCGCCTGCGCGCCGCCATGCTGACCACCCGCATCGCCGAGTATTTCCGCGACAAGGGCAAGCGCGTGTTGCTGTTGATGGATTCCCTGACCCGCTACGCCCAGGCCCAGCGGGAAATCGCCCTGGCCGTCGGGGAACCGCCCGCGACCAAGGGGTACCCGCCGTCGGTGTTCGCCAAGCTGCCGCAGCTGGTGGAGCGCACGGGCAACGGTAAGCCCGGCGGCGGCTCCATCACCGCGTTCTACACCGTCCTGACCGAGGGCGATGATCAACAGGACCCCATCGCCGATTCGGCGCGGGCCATCCTCGACGGTCACATCGTCCTGTCCCGCAGCCTGGCGGAAGAAGGGCACTACCCCGCTATCGACGTGGAAGCCTCCGTCAGCCGGGTGATGCCGCAGGTGGCGAGCACTGAGCACTTCCGCAAGGCCCAGGAATTCAAGCAGGTCTTCGCGCGCTACCAGCAGGCGCGGGACCTGATCAGCGTCGGTGCCTACGTCAAGGGCTCCGACCCGGAAACCGACTACGCCATTGAACGCATCGACGCCATGCGCGGTTTCCTGCAGCAGAGCCTGAAGGAGAGCGCGCCCTACGACGCCAGCGTTGAACGGCTGATGGACGTGCTGCCGGATCGACCGGCCAGGCCGGACGCCGCAAAAGGTGACGCATGA
- a CDS encoding flagellar assembly protein FliH: MKDKGHRDRIPSEELTAYERWELPLLDKNGNTVAHSREEEQDVKPLTASDLEAIRNEAWEDGRREGAENGHAEGLESGREAGHREGLQQGLEEGREQGRQEALEQTREEVSQKLSQLESIMAELTDPIRRHEDELETALFNLSTVLARAVVYRELKTDSSQIRNVVQEAMASLPSTTDNVRIRVNPADLEWVREVANRLEAEASLIEDAAILPGGCKVETRHSLVDFTVEKRFQKAVQRMLDQQLDSDEPGDSVELDAMMGDLTDFHRDVLETRSPDEDSGESGAADPGPSSGPAPDHPRDPDVPREDGDPDEPAG; the protein is encoded by the coding sequence ATGAAAGACAAGGGCCACCGCGACCGCATTCCCTCCGAGGAACTCACTGCCTACGAACGCTGGGAGTTGCCGCTGCTCGATAAGAACGGCAACACCGTCGCCCATTCCCGGGAAGAAGAGCAGGACGTCAAACCCTTGACGGCCTCCGATCTTGAGGCGATCCGCAATGAAGCCTGGGAAGACGGTCGCCGGGAAGGCGCCGAAAACGGCCATGCGGAAGGGCTGGAAAGCGGCCGCGAAGCCGGACACAGGGAAGGGCTTCAACAGGGGCTGGAAGAAGGTCGCGAGCAGGGCCGGCAGGAGGCGCTGGAACAGACCCGCGAGGAGGTCAGCCAGAAGCTGTCGCAGCTGGAATCGATCATGGCCGAGCTGACCGATCCCATCCGCCGCCACGAAGACGAGCTGGAAACGGCGCTGTTCAACCTCAGTACGGTGTTGGCCCGGGCCGTGGTCTATCGCGAGCTGAAAACCGATTCCTCGCAGATCCGTAACGTGGTGCAGGAAGCCATGGCCAGCCTGCCATCAACCACCGACAACGTGCGCATCCGCGTCAATCCAGCGGATCTGGAGTGGGTGCGCGAAGTGGCGAATCGTCTGGAGGCGGAAGCCAGCCTGATCGAGGACGCCGCCATCCTGCCCGGCGGTTGCAAGGTGGAGACCCGTCACAGCCTGGTGGACTTCACCGTTGAGAAGCGATTCCAGAAAGCCGTGCAGCGCATGCTGGATCAGCAGCTGGACAGCGACGAGCCGGGCGACAGCGTCGAACTGGACGCCATGATGGGCGATCTCACCGATTTCCACCGCGATGTGCTGGAAACCCGTTCGCCCGACGAGGATTCCGGTGAATCCGGTGCCGCCGACCCCGGGCCATCGTCCGGGCCCGCGCCCGATCACCCACGCGACCCCGATGTCCCCCGCGAAGACGGAGATCCGGATGAGCCAGCTGGCTGA
- the fliN gene encoding flagellar motor switch protein FliN, with protein MADDDQKKDPQEMSEDEKLAAEWEAAMSESGDDAGEDQDGDRDDEWAAAMAEAGEGESETADDVKAAPMEEFGMDGGVQQGDGLAPDLDVILDIPVTISMEVGNTQIPIRNLLQLNQGSVIELDRLAGEPLDVLVNGTLIAHGEVVMVNEKFGIRLTDVISPGERIKRLSK; from the coding sequence ATGGCTGACGACGATCAGAAAAAAGACCCGCAGGAGATGAGCGAAGACGAAAAGCTCGCCGCCGAATGGGAGGCTGCCATGTCCGAGTCCGGTGATGACGCTGGCGAGGACCAGGACGGTGACCGTGACGACGAGTGGGCAGCGGCCATGGCCGAGGCGGGCGAGGGCGAATCCGAGACCGCCGACGATGTGAAGGCGGCGCCCATGGAAGAGTTCGGCATGGACGGTGGCGTCCAGCAGGGCGACGGCCTGGCGCCGGACCTCGACGTGATCCTCGACATCCCGGTGACCATCTCCATGGAAGTCGGCAACACCCAGATTCCCATTCGCAACCTGCTGCAACTCAACCAGGGCTCGGTCATTGAGCTGGACCGTCTGGCCGGCGAGCCGCTGGACGTACTGGTCAATGGCACCCTGATCGCCCATGGCGAGGTGGTTATGGTGAACGAGAAGTTCGGCATTCGGCTGACCGATGTGATTAGCCCGGGCGAACGCATCAAGCGGCTCTCCAAGTAG
- a CDS encoding Hpt domain-containing protein — protein sequence MNDKPHLDDEALAELREVMESEFDVLITTYLNDSRERLDTLRSALGSRNTDAFTKSAHSFKGSCINIGAPRLGALCGDAELAGKEGRLDAAADVLTDIEDEFSVVRGLLENTLAR from the coding sequence ATGAACGACAAGCCGCATCTGGACGATGAAGCGCTTGCAGAGCTACGCGAAGTCATGGAAAGCGAGTTCGACGTGCTGATAACGACCTACCTGAACGACTCCCGCGAGCGCCTCGACACGCTGCGCTCGGCCCTGGGCAGTCGCAATACCGATGCCTTTACCAAGTCCGCGCACAGCTTCAAGGGCAGCTGCATCAACATTGGCGCTCCCCGGCTGGGAGCCCTGTGTGGCGATGCGGAGCTGGCCGGCAAGGAAGGACGACTGGATGCCGCGGCCGATGTGTTGACCGACATCGAGGACGAATTCTCGGTGGTCCGCGGTCTGCTGGAAAATACGCTGGCCCGCTGA
- a CDS encoding flagellar basal body-associated FliL family protein, with product MAENAEKPGGKGKLKLIILLVVVILLAVGLSVAGTLWFLKSGDDGAEADADSEAETAEVFEPSHYYSMSKPFIVTLASEGRQRYMQIFVALQSRDQAALDAAQTHMPLIRSRLLTLFGAQDFQAMQTPEGKEALLQKGVETVNQVLEQEGAEPVDHILFENFVLQ from the coding sequence ATGGCGGAAAATGCGGAAAAGCCGGGCGGCAAGGGCAAACTGAAACTGATCATCCTGCTGGTTGTGGTGATCCTGCTGGCGGTGGGCCTGTCCGTCGCCGGCACCCTCTGGTTCCTGAAATCGGGTGACGACGGCGCCGAGGCGGACGCCGATAGCGAGGCGGAAACCGCCGAAGTGTTCGAGCCCAGCCACTACTATTCCATGAGCAAACCCTTTATCGTCACGCTTGCCAGCGAGGGCCGACAGCGCTACATGCAGATTTTCGTGGCCCTGCAGAGCCGCGACCAGGCCGCACTCGATGCCGCGCAAACGCATATGCCGCTGATTCGCAGCCGTCTGCTGACCCTGTTCGGGGCCCAGGATTTCCAGGCGATGCAAACGCCCGAGGGCAAGGAGGCGTTGCTGCAGAAAGGGGTGGAGACCGTCAATCAGGTCCTGGAGCAGGAAGGCGCTGAACCGGTTGACCACATCCTGTTCGAGAATTTTGTGCTGCAATAG
- the fliP gene encoding flagellar type III secretion system pore protein FliP (The bacterial flagellar biogenesis protein FliP forms a type III secretion system (T3SS)-type pore required for flagellar assembly.), with protein sequence MSGWLALLIRALPLLLLAWPAHADLPGIPAVTVTPSEDGGGEEYSVTLQVLALMTALTFLPAMLMMMTSFTRIIIVFAILRQALGLQSTPSNQILIGLTLFLTIFIMRPVLEQVNEDALQPYMAEEIAPLEAVQRASQPFREFMLAQTREDDLGLFMRIADEQAATPQDVSFWVLMPAFVTSELKTAFQIGFILFIPFLIIDMVVASVLMAMGMMMLSPIIISLPFKIMLFVLVDGWALIMGTLASSFGI encoded by the coding sequence CTGTCCGGCTGGCTGGCGTTACTGATCCGGGCCCTGCCGCTGCTGTTGCTGGCGTGGCCGGCGCATGCCGACCTGCCGGGCATCCCGGCCGTCACCGTGACGCCGTCCGAGGACGGCGGCGGCGAGGAGTACTCGGTCACGCTGCAGGTCCTGGCGCTGATGACGGCGCTGACGTTCCTGCCCGCCATGCTGATGATGATGACGTCCTTCACCCGCATCATCATCGTTTTCGCCATCCTGCGGCAGGCTCTGGGCCTGCAATCGACACCATCCAACCAGATCCTGATCGGCCTGACCCTGTTTCTGACCATCTTCATCATGCGCCCGGTACTCGAACAGGTGAACGAAGACGCGCTGCAGCCCTACATGGCGGAGGAGATTGCGCCGCTGGAGGCGGTTCAGCGGGCGTCCCAGCCGTTCCGTGAGTTCATGCTGGCGCAGACCCGGGAAGACGATCTGGGGCTGTTCATGCGCATCGCCGACGAGCAGGCCGCGACGCCCCAGGACGTGTCCTTCTGGGTGTTGATGCCGGCGTTCGTGACCAGCGAACTGAAAACCGCGTTCCAGATCGGCTTCATCCTGTTCATCCCGTTCCTGATCATCGACATGGTAGTGGCCAGCGTGCTGATGGCCATGGGGATGATGATGCTGTCGCCGATCATCATTTCGTTGCCGTTCAAGATCATGCTGTTCGTGCTGGTGGACGGCTGGGCCCTGATCATGGGCACCCTGGCATCGAGTTTCGGGATATAG
- the fliJ gene encoding flagellar export protein FliJ, translated as MKPKSQRLEVVLALEQRREDEALEAMNRAREQWRQQEHQLGELKRYQADYREQMRQGQQGTVSVARLQGWQAFIGQLDQAIQGQEQQARRSAEVFEQAREQWRQAYERKKGMAKHIDACRAEEQRARDLREQKQADEAANRIHARRRF; from the coding sequence ATGAAGCCAAAGTCGCAGCGACTGGAAGTGGTTTTGGCGCTCGAGCAACGGCGCGAGGACGAAGCCCTCGAGGCCATGAACCGGGCGCGGGAGCAATGGCGGCAACAGGAGCACCAGTTGGGTGAGCTGAAACGCTATCAGGCCGACTATCGGGAGCAGATGCGCCAGGGTCAGCAGGGCACGGTCTCGGTGGCCCGGTTACAGGGTTGGCAGGCGTTCATTGGCCAGCTTGACCAGGCCATCCAGGGGCAGGAGCAGCAGGCACGCCGTTCGGCGGAGGTTTTCGAACAGGCGCGTGAGCAGTGGCGCCAGGCCTACGAGCGCAAGAAGGGCATGGCCAAGCACATTGATGCCTGCCGGGCCGAGGAGCAGCGCGCCCGGGACCTGCGCGAGCAGAAACAGGCGGACGAAGCGGCCAACCGGATTCACGCGCGCAGGCGCTTCTGA
- the fliO gene encoding flagellar biosynthetic protein FliO: protein MQRILFSGWCLLASPVLWAQSQPAAEAATSNGPDSLGSLLTLALGLLAVIALIFGCAWLVKRMNGLSGMNSQAIKIVSVMSVGARERIVLIEVGGTQILVGITANTIRTLHVFDEPVVDGKAGNDSEFAKRLQAMIGRNWSGPSSTSRRDGGGDA from the coding sequence TTGCAACGTATCCTGTTCAGCGGATGGTGCCTGCTGGCCAGCCCGGTCCTCTGGGCCCAGAGCCAGCCCGCCGCTGAGGCCGCCACCAGCAACGGCCCGGACAGCCTTGGCTCGCTGCTGACGCTGGCGCTCGGCCTGCTGGCGGTGATTGCACTGATCTTCGGCTGCGCCTGGCTGGTCAAACGCATGAACGGCCTGTCCGGCATGAACAGCCAGGCCATCAAGATCGTCAGCGTCATGTCCGTCGGCGCGCGCGAGCGCATCGTCCTGATTGAAGTGGGCGGCACCCAGATTCTCGTCGGCATCACGGCCAACACCATTCGCACCCTGCATGTTTTCGATGAGCCGGTGGTGGACGGCAAGGCGGGCAACGACAGCGAGTTTGCCAAGCGCCTGCAGGCCATGATCGGTCGCAACTGGAGCGGGCCGTCGTCCACCTCCCGTCGCGACGGCGGAGGTGACGCGTGA
- a CDS encoding STAS domain-containing protein encodes MAIHTRRSDDGRTLVISIDGRFDFSSHQSFRDAYERSDQDVSDYVIDMSDTTYLDSSALGMLLLLRDYAGGDAGRVRIENCNSDVRRILSISNFEQLFSIN; translated from the coding sequence ATGGCAATACATACGCGGCGCAGCGATGATGGCCGCACCCTGGTGATCAGCATTGATGGTCGCTTTGACTTCAGCTCCCATCAGAGCTTTCGCGACGCCTACGAGCGCAGCGACCAGGACGTCAGCGACTACGTCATCGACATGTCCGACACCACCTACCTGGACAGTTCCGCCCTGGGCATGCTGCTCCTCTTGCGCGATTACGCCGGTGGCGACGCCGGTCGCGTTCGAATCGAAAACTGCAACAGCGACGTGCGGCGCATTCTCAGCATCTCGAATTTCGAGCAGCTGTTTTCCATCAACTAG